Proteins co-encoded in one Pelodiscus sinensis isolate JC-2024 chromosome 7, ASM4963464v1, whole genome shotgun sequence genomic window:
- the LOC142830266 gene encoding uncharacterized protein LOC142830266, which yields MDLIEVWGQAPNVHDLRTRRRNAAVYGRIAAAMATRGHRRTQEQVRIKIKKLRQAYARATRGGATAGAATCPYFTALHQVLGGRAVRASPGDIEPGPEGPDLGTPEGSPPAASSRETVPAAPAARAGRTTPPGTCSRTRGLLRTASTEQEYRDQHLGALQAVHHTLRSWMQEDLQVRHELLAELRGLSTNLQLLLQRLVPRADPAPAVPPTVVPPPTPAPPPTSPSSTPTTSSSITSPLGDEMVFNEGQEQLKLKLRTNHRNPELSSAPEMLCYQHHSYLQETTVFLRILESISNLLENTKAILDDDTATPGG from the exons atggacctcattgaggtttgggggcaggcccccaacgtccatgatctccgcactaggaggaggaatgcggccgtctatgggcgcatagcagccgccatggccaccaggggacacaggcgcacccaggagcaggtgcgcattaaaattaaaaagctgcgccaggcgtacgccagggccacaagaggcggcgccactgcaggggctgccacctgcccctacttcactgccctccaccaagtcttggggggcagggcggtccgtgccagcccgggggacatcgagccaggaccagagggccctgacctgggcacaccagaagggtcaccgccagcagcgtcgtccagggagaccgtaccag ctgcaccagctgctcgtgcagggcgcaccaccccgcccgggacatgctcccgcacccgcggcctgctccggaccgccagcacggagcaggagtaccgggaccagcacctgggggccctgcaagccgtgcaccacacactacggtcgtggatgcaggaagacctgcaggtccgccacgagctgctggctgagctccgagggctgagcaccaacctgcagctcctgctgcagagattggtgccccgtgctgatcctgcaccagctgtccccccaactgttgtccctcctcccactcctgctccccctcccacctctccctcctcaacccccacaacctcttcctcaat CACTTCACCCCTAGGAGATGAAATGGTATTCAACGAAGGCCAAGAACAGTTAAAACTGAAGCTGAGAACCAACCATCGCAACCCTGAGCTCTCCTCAG CACCAGAA atgcTGTGCTACCAGCATCATAGCTACCTTCAAGAAACCACTGTCTTCCTGAGGATACTAGAGAGCATCAGTAATCTTCTGGAAAACACAAAGGCTATCCTTGATGATGACACAGCCACACCTGGTGGCTGA